CGGCCAGAACAACCCGGATGACAGCCAAGCGTTCACCTCGAAGTCAGGCCAGGCCGAGAGCTTCGTGTTCAAGAGCAAGTCACATCGTGTCGATCGCAATACCGTCAGCGGAATGCTGGAGGAGTCCTTCGGCTCGGCGCCCGGATCCCAGTTCAAGCAGGTCCGTGACCAGCAGCTCGGCACCGGTCATCTCGCCCGCTTCGTGCAGGTGATCGACGGTCACGAAGTGGCCGGTTCCTCGATCGCCCAGACCCTCGACAAGGACGGGGCCCTGATCCAGGCCATGGGTTCCGTGGCCACCGGCACCACCAGCGCCACCTTCCCGCAGCAGCGGGACCTGGCCAAGGGTGAGAAGGCCGCCAAGGAAGCGGCCGCCACGCAGGTCAAGCTCCCGGCCTCCAAGGCCAAGGTCACCAAGACCGTCTGGTACGCGCCGGCCCTCGCCGGCTTCCCGGAGGGCGGCACCGTCGGCCAGCCCGCCTACGAAGTCGTGGTGAGCAACAAGGACGCCAGCTTCACCGTCACCGTCGCCGCCACCGGCGCACCCACGGTCCTGGCCACTGCCACCAACACCCACGAGCTCAACCGCGCCGTGTGTGACGCCAACCGCAACAGCGGCGTCACCTACGACGACCTCAAGTGCGGCGTGGGCACCAAGAACGTCCTGAAGCGCAAGGAAGGCCAGGCGGCCTCCACCGTGGCTGACGTCAACGCCGTCTACAACTTCTTCGGCGACACCAGCTCCTTCTACGCGGCCAACACCAACGCCGGTGACCTGACCACCCTGGTCGGCGCGAACTACAGCGACGGCCTGGGCACCGCCATCCGCGGCAGCGTCCGTCAGTGTGTCAGCGGCGACGCCTGCCCGTACACCAACGCTTTCTGGTCCGATGAGATCAGCGCCATGGTCTACGGCGAGGGTGTCACCACCGACGACGTCACCGGCCACGAGCTGACCCACGGCGTCACGTCCCGCACCAACGGCCTGCAGTACCAGAACGAGGCCGGCGCCATCAACGAGTCCATGTCCGACATCTTCGGCGAACTCACCGACATCAGCAACGGCAGCTCCGATGACACCGCCGCCAACCGGTGGAAGATGGGCGAGGGCAGCTCGCTGGGCGTCATCCGTGACATGAAGAGCCCGAAGAACTACCAGCAGCCGGAGATCTACAAGGGCACCTACTGGCACGCGACCAGCACCAACCCGAACCAGAACAACGACTACGGTGGAGTCCACACCAACAGCGGCGTGGGCAACAAGCTGGCCTACCTGATCACCGACGGCGCGACCTTCAACGGTCAGACCATCACCGGCCTGGGCGTCCACAAGGCGGCCGAGCTGTACTGGACCACGCAGACCCTGCTGCCGTCCAACGCCACGTACGCCTCCCTCAAGAGCGCACTGAAGCAGGCCTGCACCGCCAACGTCACCAACGGCGTCGCCGGCACCACCACCGCAGACTGCACCCAGGTGAACAACGCGATCACCTCGGTCGGCATCTGATCCCTCTCCATCCCGCGAAGTAACACATGGTGCCCCTTCCCAGCATGGGAAGGGGCACCATGTGTTCTCTCGCGTGGAGCGGGAGGCGCGACGGCGGCGAGCGCCGCACGCTCGCGGCGCACGGCTTCACGGCGTGGCAGCGGAGGAACGGGTGGGGTATAACCGGAGGACCGGGACCCGCCCACCGCAGACGTCGGGACCGAGCTCTCAGCGGATTCCTCTGGTCAGCTCGGGCAGCCCCGGCTCGCAGGGCCGACGACGGGGGAGGTCGAGCATGGCCGCGGAACAGTCCTCACATCGCGTCTGGATCCTCCAGGCGACGGAACACCTCATCGGTTCGACCCTGCACGGGGGCACCACGGTCCCGCGGTTCATGATCGACACGCTGCGGCTCGTCAAGCCGTCCTCCCTGGACCGCTTCGCCTTCTCCGCGGCGGAACGCCAGAGCATCGGCGCGGCCATGATCATGGCCCAGGTCCGCGTCAACGACCTGACGGCCGCCCTGGACCTGGCCGAAACGGTGCGCGAATCCCGGCTGGCGGTCGCGCCCGTTGCGACGGACGCCGTCCCCGCCTTCCTGGCCCTGGAGGCGGCACTGTCCGAAGCCGCCCTCGCCGCCGGCCTGTCCACGTGCGCCCTGGAGCATGGCGTCCGGCTCGCCGACTACGCCGCGGCCCACGGGGATCCGCGCTGGATGCAGCGGGCCCACGGGCTGCTGGCGACGGCCGCGGCCTTCGGCGGCGAGCATCTTCTGGCGGAGGACCATCTGAACGCCCTCCGGAGTCTTGCCCGGGAACAGGGCTGGGACACCCGCCGGGCCGAGTACATGGAGGGCATCGCGGAGTCCCTCCTCGCCTTCACGCAGGCGGACCGGGGAAGGATGGACCGGCTCTTGCCCCGGGTCGAGGCGTTGCAGGAGGCCGACGCGAGCGCCGCGTCGCTCGTGGCCATGGTGTCCGTGCTGTGCCATGTCCTGCACGGCCGGCTCCACGAGGCCATGGCCCAGGCGTCATTGCTGGCCATGGGCAAGAGCCAGCCGTTCACGCCGAAGCTCCTCCGTGATTACGCGGTGTCCCTTCAGGCGTTCCTCCTCATCCTCCGCGGCGATCCCCTTCGCGCGCAGGGCGTGCTGCGGGGTCTGGAATCCTCGGAGAACCACTTCCTCTGCACCGGCACGCTGCGCGCGTCGGCGGCGCTGCAGCTTCAGGACTACCGGGGCGTCCTGAGCGGGACGAGCGATTGCCTCCAATTGCGCAGCGCCCACAACCTCTGGACGCTGCCCCAGGTGCTGCTGCGTCGGTCCATCGCGAACTTCCGTCTCGGTAACACCCAGACGGCCCTTCACGAGTTCGGCGACGCGGTGCAGCTCCTCCGGCTGTCGGCGTCCGGCCCGGCCCTGCTGACCACCCCGCTCCCGGAACTCGAATACCTCGCGACCCGGCTGGCACAGCACTCCCCCGAGCTGACAGCCGACGCGGCGCTCCTGCTCCGGCAGGCCGACGACGTGCTGCAGACCGCGGAGCCGGCGCTCGTGCTGCCCGCCCTGTCCGAGCGGAAACGGCTCGTCGCCACGATGCTCCGCTCGGACACACCGCTCCCGCAGATCGCGCAGGAACTCCACGTCGCCCCGAGCACCGTGAAGTCCCAGGCGATCGCCATCTACCGAAAGCTCCAGGTGAACTCCCGCCAGGAGGCCGTGGAACTTCTGGAACGCGGCGGCTTCTTCGAAAGCTGAGACGCCGTTCACCACCCCGCGTGACGGGCCTCACGGACCCGGCCGCAGCAGGTGGAAAGCCCGGTGGAAAAACACTCAGATCCCGCTCTGCCGCCCGTCCACCCGGATAGTTTCTCCAGGTCAGGCAGGCCCTTCCGAGGCCCTGCGCAGTCCCGGACGCAGCGAGCCGACGGGCCGGAGATTTCCAGGAGCACCCATGACCGAGCACTTCCACACCCACCACCGGACCCCGGCGGAGGCGGGTCCCGGGCCCCGGGACCGTCCGACCGGCCCCGGGCGGCCGCAGCACTCCCGGCGCTCGGTGGTCCGGGCGTCCGCGTGGTCGGTCCCGGTGATCGCTGCGGCTGTCGCGGCGCCGGCCGCCGTCGCGAGCGCGGCTCCCGGTCTGGCGCTCACCGGGGTGCCGGGCGTCGTCGTCGCGGGGGCAGTGGTGCAGGGTGTGATCACGACGGCGACGGCGACCGGCGGCCAGGACGTCGCGGTGACGCTGCCGACCGGCTTCGTCTGGGTGGACGGCGCGGGCGGCGCCGGCCTGCCGCGTGTGGTCGGGCGAGGGGACGGCGCGTTCACCGTGCCGCCGTTCCGGGCCGGGACCGTGGCCGGGACCGCGTCGGTGGCGGCGGAGATCCGGGGGACGAGCGTCACGGCGACGGCGGTCCTGACCGTGGAGGCGGTGTACTCGATGGCCCTCCTCGGCGGCATCAACGCCATCGGCGGCGGCCCCGACGAGTTCCGTGCCGATTTCACGGCGATCGTCCCCCGCGGCGTGCGCCCCCGCCGCCTCGAGTACCTCTTCC
Above is a window of Arthrobacter sp. Y-9 DNA encoding:
- a CDS encoding M4 family metallopeptidase yields the protein MLEESFGSAPGSQFKQVRDQQLGTGHLARFVQVIDGHEVAGSSIAQTLDKDGALIQAMGSVATGTTSATFPQQRDLAKGEKAAKEAAATQVKLPASKAKVTKTVWYAPALAGFPEGGTVGQPAYEVVVSNKDASFTVTVAATGAPTVLATATNTHELNRAVCDANRNSGVTYDDLKCGVGTKNVLKRKEGQAASTVADVNAVYNFFGDTSSFYAANTNAGDLTTLVGANYSDGLGTAIRGSVRQCVSGDACPYTNAFWSDEISAMVYGEGVTTDDVTGHELTHGVTSRTNGLQYQNEAGAINESMSDIFGELTDISNGSSDDTAANRWKMGEGSSLGVIRDMKSPKNYQQPEIYKGTYWHATSTNPNQNNDYGGVHTNSGVGNKLAYLITDGATFNGQTITGLGVHKAAELYWTTQTLLPSNATYASLKSALKQACTANVTNGVAGTTTADCTQVNNAITSVGI
- a CDS encoding LuxR C-terminal-related transcriptional regulator encodes the protein MAAEQSSHRVWILQATEHLIGSTLHGGTTVPRFMIDTLRLVKPSSLDRFAFSAAERQSIGAAMIMAQVRVNDLTAALDLAETVRESRLAVAPVATDAVPAFLALEAALSEAALAAGLSTCALEHGVRLADYAAAHGDPRWMQRAHGLLATAAAFGGEHLLAEDHLNALRSLAREQGWDTRRAEYMEGIAESLLAFTQADRGRMDRLLPRVEALQEADASAASLVAMVSVLCHVLHGRLHEAMAQASLLAMGKSQPFTPKLLRDYAVSLQAFLLILRGDPLRAQGVLRGLESSENHFLCTGTLRASAALQLQDYRGVLSGTSDCLQLRSAHNLWTLPQVLLRRSIANFRLGNTQTALHEFGDAVQLLRLSASGPALLTTPLPELEYLATRLAQHSPELTADAALLLRQADDVLQTAEPALVLPALSERKRLVATMLRSDTPLPQIAQELHVAPSTVKSQAIAIYRKLQVNSRQEAVELLERGGFFES